One Pseudoalteromonas rubra genomic window, TGACTGACTTCAACCAGGCAAGAAATGGAGATTTGATCTTTACCAACACGAAAGAGCGAAAGATGTATATCGCCGAAAATAATGCCGGGCGTATCTCTACACCCAGACCAATGGACATAGCATTTGGGATCCATGGCTTTATGTCACCAGAGAATGATTATTTGCTTGTAAATGCGAGGCACAGAAAGGACACCAAAAGAAAAGACAGCGATCTATTTGTGTACTTCAGAAAGAAAGAGGGCGGGTGGTCTGAACCCATTAATCTGGGTGCCGACATTAATACGCCTTATTTCGAAACCGTACCGCGTGTTACCCCAGATGGCAAATACCTCTTTTTTGGTCGATATAACGAGCCTGGTGATATCTCAAACATCTATTGGGTTAGCACGAGAGTGATAGATGAGCTAAAAACGACTTATTTTGAAGGACTACATTCTGAACGGTTGTGATCATGGCGAGAGGTGTTGATTCCGACTTTGTATAAAGTGCTGTGATCGCGCTAACCAGCAATTATGATCGTTTGAACTATTGGATTATATGTTCAAAAAGCGCCTTGTTGATGCAATGGTGTCAGAAGGTCATTTTAAAGAAAGCCAAATCAGTTAAAGCTGCTAATGGCTTTCTTATACATTTTGTGAGAGCTCGCAAGGCACTGTTATGCCATGTGCCTTATCGAAAAAACAGTTAAGGGGAGGTAAACCCGTTAGCCTGTCTTGCTAGTTGTTACAATGTGCATCTGGCAGCGTAATATCGACCCATACCAGACGGTGATCAGAAGAGGATGCTCTGTCGGCTACAAGCTCTGCACCAGTCTGGTTATTTGCAGGCCAAAATACGCCGCTGGCGCTGACTGTCAGGTTGGCAGACGGTAATACATAGTCTGCGCGCATGCCCCAGTGCGCGGTATGTGAGGCAGCATGTTTATTGTCGGGTTTATTGAGCCGTCCCCCCTCAGAGGTAGGTGCCGGGTAATGATTCACGCGCGGATGTTTCAGTAACTGGTCAATCGCACCTGGATATGCATCGCCATCGACAGAGCTGGCATTTAAATCACCTAAAATGACAAATGACTGAGCGGCAAATCCACCGCGTTGACCCATATCGTCGTATATGTAGGCGTTACCGGTTGAGCTAATGTAATCCTTCCACAGCCTGAGCTCATCGTGATTACGCTTACCGTTTCTGTCCTCGGGTCCGTCAAAAACGGGGGGCGTTGGGTGACTGGCTAATACGTTGATCTGCCGATTGCACACTTGTACCGGAATATCCCAATGCGACTTGGATGACAAGCGCATGGCCGAGACCTCTTCTTTTGAGTACCAGCTGCTGCCATCCGCCTGCGTTGGCATCAGATTGTTTGGCATATCTTTCCACAGAAAGTGTTGAAAAGTTCTGATCTGATCCTGCTGAATGGGATACCTGGATAACAACACCATGGCATATTGGCCAGGGTATTTGCCGAAGCCATAATGTGTCAGACGGGCATTTTTGTTACCAGCAAACGGCGTCTCTACGCCCGTATTGACCGGTGCCAGATACACGTAGGGATATTTAATCGGATCAAAACCGTTCTGGGATACTTCAAGATAGTCTCGCTGGAACAGATGAATGCCTTGCTCTGGATCTGCAATGTAGTCGAACTCGTTCAGCAGAATAATATCAGGTCGGGTACGCTGGATGATCTCAGCGATATTGTTGATTTGACTGAAATCGCCACTTTTTAACGCCACGGTTAACGCATTGTCCGATTGCAATGTGTGGTTTGTCATATCGTAATTGGTTGCTTCCATACTGACGTTAAACGTCGCGACTCGTAGCGTTTGATTATCTTCCGACATTTTTTCAGAGGCCGTATTGGTTAATGTGCTCTGACAGCCTGCGCTCAACACAGCCGTTGCCAGCACGACAGGTAAAAAATTTGCTTTCATTGTTTGCCTGGTCAAATTAAAACTGGCTTAACTATAGCGTTTTTCGACAATAATATGTGTTAATATTTCGTTGGATGTTTGATTCTAAGTCTAGGTTATATAAGGAGCTTGCCTGCATGGGTCGTCAATATGGTATCGCTTTGTTGTTGTTTGCTGCGTTGAGTGCCTGGCTGGTGGCTGGTGCGCATTTATCCTGTATCTATTTCGGTCCACAGTGTTATGCCACACAAATGGCACCGCCTTTTGTTGTAGAGTCGGCGCAGGCAGGCACTATGCTGGCACCTATAGCCACCATCGCGGCGTCTGCAATTTTTATTATTCTAGGCTGCTATGCTTTATCTGCAACCGGACTCATGCGGCGATTACCCTTACTTAACGTCGGGATATATAGCATCGCCTTGGTGTGCATTATTCGTGGGTTATTGCCAATTCAGTTATTTGTTCGCCATCCTGAAAAAATCAGCAATGCGGTATTGTGGGTTGGTGTTGCCTGGTTGATTGTTGGATTGTGCTACTTGCTGGGCTATAGGGCGGTGAAAAAACAACGCGCGGACTAGCTTTTGTTTACTCAATGCCCGGCACAAAGATCAGGGCACTGTAGAGTGCCCTGTACGAGGTCATCAAACTCAGAGGCTGGCTTTTGCTACCATAGCCTCTATGTGTTTTATCGCAATCCAGGGGTCTGAGTCATCAAACAGGTGTGAGGCGTATTTCATCGTGACTGCCTCGGTATTTTGATTCAGCGTAGCCAGTTTCTTTTGGGCGTCATTCCAGGTTTGCGTGTAAACGTCTATATCCGGGTAACTCATTTTGGTTTGTCTGATTGTCACGTGCGGGATACCACGAGAAAGCACGGTAACAGGCAAGTCTGCTTTTATTGTATAGAGCGCAGAGTGGCTTGAGGCTTCTTCAAAATCTTCGAACGAATTATGCTCGCGTTCCCAGTTAATAATCATCTTCATCGTGTCCCAGCCTGATTTGGACATCTGCGCTTTCATCGCGTCGTACCAGGATTCATGAACCGTGTCTATCAGGACCAGGCCTTTTACTTTATCCGGATATTTGCTGGCATAGGCACGCGCGACAAATCCGCCGAATGAATGGGGCACCAGGACCAGTGACTCAACCTTCAGGTGCTTAATTAGCCCGGCCAGCTCATCACGCAGTTCGGTCATGGTTCTGACCTTGGGGTTGTCATATTGACTCTCGCCATACCCCGCACGGTCGTAAAAACACAGCCGGTAGCCTCTGGGGTTGGCGTTGTGGTAGGTATTTTTATAAGTTGTGTGCGCATCCAGGCCCATACCGGATACCAACAGGGCGGTGACTTTACCTTCGCCCTGGCACGCATAGGCGATTTTCTTCCCGGCAATCTCGGTATAGTTGTATTCGTGTTGGTGATGGGCGGCATGGCCCGAAAATGTTGCGCCTATAAGCACGGCGACGGCGAGTTTATTCATAGTGCAAATTCCTGTTATTGATTGTTATTTAGTCCACTGGTAATTAGCATATCGCAGAGCTTACTGAACTTTCAATAAGTAATGAAAGTTCAGTGTTGAACTTTTTCTCTTCACAGTCCGTAAGACAAGGCATGCTAACAATCCGACAGGGCTGCGCGTGAAAAGAACGCTTTACTGGCTTACTCAAGACCTCAGGCTGGATGACAATCTGGCACTCGATTTTGCCACTCAAAACAGTGACCAGATACTGTTTGTGTATGTGATAAACCCAAGGTATCGCATACAGACTAATTATCATTGCAAGTTGCTCGGAGACAGGCAGGCAACATTTATTGCTGATTCACTATTAACACTCAGTAGCCAACTAGATAGCTGTGGCCACAGTTTGTTGGTTGTTGAAGGTGAGCCACATCAGGTTTTGCCACACCAGGTATTAAAATACGAGATAGATCAGGTGATTTGCGCCGAACAGGTAGGGCTTTATGAACGCAGGTCCGTGCAAAAATTACGCAAGGAGTTGGGAGCAGTCCCACTGTACAGCTTCTGGCAGCATACTTTGTTCGAGCACAGCCAGATACAAACTGTGAGTCGTGATTTAAGCAACTTTACTCAGTTCAGAAAACGCGTAGAAAAAGCGCCCTTGTCGGTTGTAACACCGTGTCGCTTCGAACCATCGCGGTTACCTGCTCCCCTCGTCACAGTAAGCGGTGCAAATGAGC contains:
- a CDS encoding alpha/beta fold hydrolase, coding for MNKLAVAVLIGATFSGHAAHHQHEYNYTEIAGKKIAYACQGEGKVTALLVSGMGLDAHTTYKNTYHNANPRGYRLCFYDRAGYGESQYDNPKVRTMTELRDELAGLIKHLKVESLVLVPHSFGGFVARAYASKYPDKVKGLVLIDTVHESWYDAMKAQMSKSGWDTMKMIINWEREHNSFEDFEEASSHSALYTIKADLPVTVLSRGIPHVTIRQTKMSYPDIDVYTQTWNDAQKKLATLNQNTEAVTMKYASHLFDDSDPWIAIKHIEAMVAKASL
- a CDS encoding endonuclease/exonuclease/phosphatase family protein; this translates as MKANFLPVVLATAVLSAGCQSTLTNTASEKMSEDNQTLRVATFNVSMEATNYDMTNHTLQSDNALTVALKSGDFSQINNIAEIIQRTRPDIILLNEFDYIADPEQGIHLFQRDYLEVSQNGFDPIKYPYVYLAPVNTGVETPFAGNKNARLTHYGFGKYPGQYAMVLLSRYPIQQDQIRTFQHFLWKDMPNNLMPTQADGSSWYSKEEVSAMRLSSKSHWDIPVQVCNRQINVLASHPTPPVFDGPEDRNGKRNHDELRLWKDYISSTGNAYIYDDMGQRGGFAAQSFVILGDLNASSVDGDAYPGAIDQLLKHPRVNHYPAPTSEGGRLNKPDNKHAASHTAHWGMRADYVLPSANLTVSASGVFWPANNQTGAELVADRASSSDHRLVWVDITLPDAHCNN